One genomic window of Coffea eugenioides isolate CCC68of chromosome 1, Ceug_1.0, whole genome shotgun sequence includes the following:
- the LOC113778795 gene encoding protein N-lysine methyltransferase METTL21A, with protein MEGKEREEEEDIICLDESFFINDNYQLTTFTFGSHVLQLYCLQAASTDFDLTGQLVWPGAVLLNDYLSKNAGILQGCSVIELGSGVGITGILCSRFCHKVVLTDHNEEVLKILEKNAELCVSTQSSISCAGLKPKKLEWGNSDQLNHILLENPEGFDLVLGADICFQQSSIPLLFDTVKQLLVHAAPKCKFILAYVSRAKVMDTLVVHEAIQHGLQMNEVDGTRALVKNLEGVIFEITLEINNCSRGEKARIKGSS; from the exons ATGGAAGGAAAAGAACGTGAAGAAGAAGAGGATATCATTTGCTTGGATGAATCATTCTTCATCAATGACAA TTACCAGCTCACAACCTTTACTTTTGGGTCTCATGTTCTTCAGCTTTATTGCCTCCAAGCTGCTTCGA CTGATTTTGATTTAACAGGTCAGCTGGTGTGGCCTGGGGCAGTGCTATTGAATGATTATCTTTCCAAAAATGCTGGCATTCTGCAAGGGTGTTCTGTAATTGAACTTGGCTCTGGTGTAG GCATTACTGGAATACTGTGCAGCAGATTTTGTCATAAAGTTGTTTTGACAGATCATAATGAAGAGGTTCTTAAG ATTCTTGAGAAAAACGCAGAGTTATGTGTATCTACTCAAAGTTCCATTTCTTGTGCTG GTTTAAAGCCCAAGAAGCTAGAATGGGGGAACTCTGACCAGCTCAACCATATTTTACTGGAAAATCCAGAAGGATTTGATTTAGTCCTTGGAGCTGATATCT GTTTTCAGCAGTCAAGTATTCCTCTGCTCTTTGATACGGTTAAACAGCTCCTTGTTCATGCTGCACCAAAATGCAAATTTATATTGGCTTACGTATCCAGAGCAAAAGT CATGGATACGCTCGTTGTTCATGAAGCCATTCAGCATGGATTACAGATGAATGAAGTTGATGGGACTCGTGCTTTGGTTAAAAATCTTGAAGGAGTTATCTTTGAGATCACCTTAGAGATAAACAATTGCAG TCGTGGAGAGAAAGCAAGAATTAAAGGATCAAGTTGA
- the LOC113782997 gene encoding GDP-mannose transporter GONST1 isoform X2, which translates to MVTVLKNVTNVITAIGEMYLFNKHHDNRVWAALFLMIISAISGGITDLSFHAVGYTWQIINCFLTASYSLTLRRVMDTAKQVTKSGDLNEFSMVLLNNTLSIPLGVLLILIFNEVDYLSKTPLLRLPIFWLIMTLSGLLGLAISFTSMWFLHQTGATTYSLVGSLNKIPLSVAGILLFHVPTSLENSASIFFGLLAGVFFARAKMRERS; encoded by the exons ATGGTCACAGTCCTGAAGAATGTAACAAACGTGATAACTGCTATTGGTGAAATGTATCTTTTTAATAAGCACCATGACAACAGAGTTTGGGCTGCTCTTTTCCTAATG ATTATTTCAGCAATCTCTGGGGGGATTACAGATCTCTCCTTTCATGCTGTTGGTTACACATGGCAGATCATCAATTGTTTCCTGACAGCATCGTACTCT TTAACGTTGCGTAGGGTCATGGACACAGCTAAGCAAGTCACCAAATCAGGAGACTTGAACGAGTTCTCTATGGTCCTGCTAAACAACACCCTTTCAATACCTTTAGGGGTTTTGCTTATATTAATATTTAATGAGGTGGATTATCTATCTAAAAC GCCACTTCTAAGATTGCCCATCTTTTGGTTGATAATGACGTTAAGTGGACTTTTGGGGTTAGCAATCAGTTTTACTTCCATGTGGTTTCTCCATCAAACAGGGGCTACAACCTACAG CCTGGTGGGTTCACTCAATAAAATTCCCCTGTCTGTTGCTGGCATTCTTCTTTTCCATGTTCCAACCAGTCTAGAGAATTCTGCGAGCATATTTTTTG GCTTGCTTGCGGGAGTGTTTTTCGCGAGAGCTAAGATGCGGGAGAGGTCTTAG
- the LOC113782997 gene encoding GDP-mannose transporter GONST1 isoform X1: MKSLDKDDETDLEKGKFLEKDREKTTRSHRAIAAHNKALLSGLAYCISSCCMILVNKYVLSGYGFNAGISLMLYQNFVSVVVVSVLSFFGVISTEPLTWRLIKVWLPVNVIFVGMLITSMFSLKYINVAMVTVLKNVTNVITAIGEMYLFNKHHDNRVWAALFLMIISAISGGITDLSFHAVGYTWQIINCFLTASYSLTLRRVMDTAKQVTKSGDLNEFSMVLLNNTLSIPLGVLLILIFNEVDYLSKTPLLRLPIFWLIMTLSGLLGLAISFTSMWFLHQTGATTYSLVGSLNKIPLSVAGILLFHVPTSLENSASIFFGLLAGVFFARAKMRERS, translated from the exons ATGAAGTCTCTTGACAAAGATGATGAGACTGatttggaaaaaggaaaatttctgGAGAAAGACCGAGAAAAGACAACAAGAAGCCATAGAGCAATTGCAGCTCACAACAAGGCATTACTTTCTGGTCTTGCATATTGTATCTCTTCATGTTGCATGATACTGGTTAACAAGTATGTCCTCTCCGGTTATGGCTTTAATGCTGGGATTTCTTTGATGCTATACCAG AATTTTGTTTCAGTGGTGGTTGTTTCTGTTTTGAGTTTCTTTGGTGTAATATCTACCGAACCACTCACATGGAGACTGATTAAGGTCTGGTTGCCTGTCAATGTTATATTTGTTGGGATGCTTATTACAAGTATGTTTAG TTTGAAGTACATTAATGTTGCAATGGTCACAGTCCTGAAGAATGTAACAAACGTGATAACTGCTATTGGTGAAATGTATCTTTTTAATAAGCACCATGACAACAGAGTTTGGGCTGCTCTTTTCCTAATG ATTATTTCAGCAATCTCTGGGGGGATTACAGATCTCTCCTTTCATGCTGTTGGTTACACATGGCAGATCATCAATTGTTTCCTGACAGCATCGTACTCT TTAACGTTGCGTAGGGTCATGGACACAGCTAAGCAAGTCACCAAATCAGGAGACTTGAACGAGTTCTCTATGGTCCTGCTAAACAACACCCTTTCAATACCTTTAGGGGTTTTGCTTATATTAATATTTAATGAGGTGGATTATCTATCTAAAAC GCCACTTCTAAGATTGCCCATCTTTTGGTTGATAATGACGTTAAGTGGACTTTTGGGGTTAGCAATCAGTTTTACTTCCATGTGGTTTCTCCATCAAACAGGGGCTACAACCTACAG CCTGGTGGGTTCACTCAATAAAATTCCCCTGTCTGTTGCTGGCATTCTTCTTTTCCATGTTCCAACCAGTCTAGAGAATTCTGCGAGCATATTTTTTG GCTTGCTTGCGGGAGTGTTTTTCGCGAGAGCTAAGATGCGGGAGAGGTCTTAG